The sequence AAATCTTTGTTCAATCAAAAGCACTCTTCCTTTATTCGTTTTCTTTTGATGAATTACAGGAAATTGCATCACTTGAATTCCCTGCAGGCCTGGAAATGGCGGACAGATCAGTTTATTATTACGCGACAAAAGTCACGGGTATTATTCTTTCAGGTGATAGGAAGCTGAAGAATTATTGTGAGCGTAATCACAAGCAGGTAAAGGGTATCATCTGGGTCTTTGACCAGGTTTTTGAGAAGGAATTATTGCCACCTGATCAATTAGCTGCAAAAATGAAATTGCTGCTAAAAATAAATTCCCGCCTTCCATATGATGAATGCCATGCCAGAATAGCTAAATGGGGTAAGTGACAATTGCTTTATTTTCTACCAATAACACCAGACAATGACCATCGCCACCTTATGAAGCCGCCAGGGCATCTCAGTCACCGGTAATCCCCGCCGCCAGGCCGCCTGCTTAAGCCTTACATTGACCTCCATTAATTTCCATCATGATGACTATCATTGCTGGCGACTTTATTATAAGTGATTTTTGCACCTAATTTGATTATCATGCCAAAGCAAAAAATCATCATTATTGGCGGGGGAGTTGCAGGGCTCTCCACTGGCATTTATGGACAAATGAATGGTTTTGACACGCAGGTAATCGAAATGCACACAATTCCGGGTGGACAATGCACCGCCTGGAAAAGAGGCGCATACCACTTTGATTATTGCCTGCATTGGTTGGTAGGTACCCGAAAAAATGTATTCAACGACATCTGGAAAGAAACCCATGTAATTACAGATAAAGTAGCCATTGTTGACAGCGAGGTCTTTTCAGTAACAGTGGATGAAAACATGGGCAAGTTTTATATCTATGCTGATATTGATCGTTGGCAGGAATACCTGCTAAAGATGGCTCCTGAAGATGAAAAAGGAATAAGGAGCATGTGCCGGCTAATGAAAAAAGGTGTAAAGCTGGAGCCTTTTCTAAACGCGCCGGCATGCAGGTCCTGGTCGGACTATCTCTCCTTGTTTTTCAAAATGCCTGGACTCTTGTTGATGATGGTATATTATGGCAATATGCCGGCAAAAAAATACTTCCAGTCCTTGCAGCTCAAAAATGAAAAGCTCCGGTTTTTTTTAATGAAAATGTTTGGTGAACAGAATTTTTCTGCCCTGGTCTTTATCCTTATGCTGGGTTGGTACCATGATAAAAATGCTGGCTACTTAATTGGCGGCTCATTACCCATCGCTGACCGGATGTCGAAACGCTACCAGGAATTGGGCGGCAGCATCATGTTGCAAACCAAGGTCGATAAAATATTGGTGGAAAACAACAAAGCCACAGGCGTGATCTTAAGCGATGGCCGGGTATTAAGGGCTGATCTCATAATTAGTGCTGCCGATGGACACACGACTTTATACAAGATGCTGTCAGGAAAATTTGTACCACCAGCTTTTGAAAACGCATATAAAAACTGGAAATTATTCCAGCCCTTCGTCCAGGTATCGTTTGGCATAAATGCGGAACTACAATCTGAAAACGTAATGATGGCCTACTGGCTGAAGCCTTTTAAAATGGGCAATTTCCTGGCACGTGAAGGCTATAACATCATGAACCAGAGTATGCACGACCCCACCCTGGCGCCCAAAGGTAAAACCAGTATTGTCCTGCGATTTAACAGCCCATGGGCGGACTGGGAGAATATATCGGAAAAGGACTATCCCCTTGAAAAAGAGCTGATATTGAAAGATGCCATAACTATACTGGAAAAGCATTACCCTGGTAGTAGCGCTCACATTGAAGTTACCGATGTCAGCACGCCGCTTACCGGCAACAGGATAACCGGCGTCTGGAAAGGCGCTTATGAGGGCTTTATTCCCGAAGGCAATGTATTGACCAAATCACTTCCCGATCGCCTGAAAGGGCTTGCCAATTTTTACATGGTAGGCCAGTGGGTATTCCCGGGCGGGGGATTGCCGCCTGCTGCACAGTCCGGCAAATGGATGATCCAGACCATCTGCAAAGAGAATAAAATGAAATTCATCATAAATACAACAAATGGAAAAACAATATAAATACAAAATCGTGCAGCAATCATCTGCCGTTTATGGAGTAGGCATGATAGGTGCACTGATTTATTTTATCCAGCATGCTACTGGTTTTTGGATGGGCGTATTGGGTATTTTAAAAGCTTTAGTTTGGCCTGCTTTCATCGTGTATAAAGTATTGGAGTTCCTCAAAATGTAAGGGGTTGCCAGGAATTTTCCATTCAATTCCAGTCGCCCAAAACCACTACACCAATTATTTTTACTAAAATATACCATTCGGTATATTATTTCCTATATTTACACTTGTTATGCAGGAAGCGTTATCAAAATCTGAACGGACCAGGCAATTTATCATTGAAAAGACCGCCCCCATTTTCAATGCGAAAGGCATTGCAGGTACTTCTTTAAATGACCTCACCCAGGCAACCGGATTAACCAAGGGAAGTATTTACGGCAACTTTGAAAATAAGGATGAAGTGGCTTTGGCTGCTTTTGACTACAATTTTGAAAGGGTGAATGCCTACATGAAAAATAAAATCCTGGCTTCCGATAACGCGATCGACCGGCTCCTGGCTTATCCGCTGGTGTACCGCGATTTCCTGGAAATCCCTTTCCTGCAACCCGGCTGCCCTATCCTGAACACCGCCACCGAAGCGGATGATACCCACCCGCAACTAAGGGATAAAGCTGCCGCTGCATTGGCTTTCTGGAAAAAATCTATCGAGAACCAGGTTAAACGGGGTATAGCCCGACAGGAAATTAAACCGGATACAAAACCCAACGAAGTGGCTATCATTATCATGTCCCTGATCGAAGGGGCCATCATGCAGGCTAAAGTCACCCGTAAACCGGCTTACCTGAAAGTCACGATGGACTTTTTGGAAAGAGTGATCAGGGAGTTAAAAGCGTAATTTTTTTTATCCATAAAAATACCGATCGGTATATTATAAACATAAAATAGGAGAGCGTTGAAAAAGATTCTTGAAAGCAGCATGAAAATCAGGTTCCATGACTGCGACCCTTTTAATCACCTGAACAATTCCCGGTACATTGATTATATCGTCACGGCGCGCGGCGACCAGCTGCTGGATAACTACGATTTTGATATCTACAAACTGGCAAGGGAAAAAGGTCTTGGCTGGGTGACGGCACAAACACAGATTTCTTACCTCTCACCCGCCTACCTGATGGAAGAAGTCATTGTTCAAACCAGGCTGTTGGACTGCTCGGATAAAAGCCTCTTATTGGAAGCTTTTATGTGGGATTCGGTGAAAAGCAGGCTCAAAGCGGTGATGTGGACGAAGCTGGTTCACTTTAACCTCAAAACCCAACGCAGCCATCTGCACGAAGCGCAATTAATGGAGTTCTTCCGGCAAATCGTTCATCCGCTCGAAACTGTGATGGATTTTGACCAGAGAATGCGCTCCCTTAAGCAAGTACAATGAAATCCTCAAAACAGTAAATCTTCATAAAATGCAATTTGATATAGCAAAAACCCTGGAAATTATTGAACGTACACCTGGTGTGCTGCATGCGCTGTTGCAGGGTATTTCTGGTGATTGGATCTATACGCATGAAGGTCCAGGTACCTGGAGTGTTTTTGATGTGGTCGGGCATTTGATTGTTTGTGAGAAAACCGACTTTATCCCAAGGGCTAACATTATCCTGTCCGATGCCAAAAACAAAACGCTCGACCTGCTGGACATGACCGCGCATTTTGAATGGAATAAGGGCAAAACGATGACGGCTGTATTGAAAGAGTTTGAAGCACTAAGAAAAGAAAATATTCAAAAGCTGCTTGCCATGAAACTCACCCCAGGCGATTTGCTAAAAACAGGCCTGCATCCTAAAATCGGCATACTTACACTGCGCGATCTTCTTGCTACCTGGGCTGTCCACGACCTTAACCACATCGCCCAGGTTTCGCGCATAATGGCTAAACAGTACAAGCAGGAAGTCGGCCCATTTATTGAATTTTTGAGCATTCTTAAATAAATCATTATGAAGATCATTGGACTTGTTGGGGGTATCAGCTGGACTTCCACAATTGATTATTACCGGTTCATCAATGAAGAAACGAACCGGAAACTGGGCAGCTTAAATTTTGCTGAATGCATCATTTACTCTGTCAATTTTGAGCTGTTCAGGAACTATAATGCTGCGCATGACTGGGCGGGTACTTTTGAACTGCTGTCAGGTGCTGCGCTACACCTTAAACAGGCTGGCGCTGAAGTCATCCTCCTTGGGGCAAATACTGCGCATATCGTTGCTGAAAGGATAGCTACAGCTACAGGTCTGCCGCTGATCGATATCAGGATAGCTACGGCCAATGCGATCAAAAAACAACAGCTCAGGAAGGTGGGCTTATTGGGTACTGCATACACCATGGAACTGGATTTCTACAAAGACAAACTTCTGGAATACGGTATTGAAGCCATTACGCCTGCTGACAAAGCTGACAGGGTGTTTATAGAAGAAACACTGCTGCATGAATTGGGTAAAGGCATTCTTGCAGAAAAGACGAAGAAAGAATATTGCAGGATTGCTGGTGCATTGATCCAGCAGGGTGCACAAGGCATTGTGTTTGGCTGTACCGAAATTCCCTTACTCTTAAGCCAGGATGATTTTACCGTGCCTGTTTTTAATACTACACAAATTCATGCACAGGCTGCTGTTGAATTTGCATTATCAAATCCATAATTCCTGTAGTGATGAACCTTGACAACCTTTTAAGGAAGAAGCCGCTTGAAGCTTACAGGAACGATATTAAAACAAGCCAGTTAAGCCGGACATTGGGTAAATGGGAACTAACTGCCATTGGGGTGGGTGCTGTTATCGGGGGTGGAATTTTTGTATTGACCGGCGTGGCTGCCAGTCAATATGCTGGCCCGGCCCTGGCTTTATCCTTTGTGCTGGCCGGAATCGGCTGTTTGTTTGCCGCATTTTGTTATGCTGAATTTGCCAGTATTCTTCCGGTTTCCGGTTCTGCTTACGCATACGCTTATGGAACCATCGGGGAATTCTTTGCCTGGTTCATTGGTTGGAACCTTATCCTCGAGTATATGATGGGTGCTACTACGGTGGCTGTTAGCTGGTCAAAATACTTTGTCAAACTATTGCATTTATCTGGCGTGCATAATTTACCGGCATGGTTGGTTAACGACCCGGTTACGGCAAAGGAAGTTGCTTTAAAATCCGGCATTTCTGCCCCTGCTTTTTCCATCAATCTTCCGGCTGCATTAATTGTATGGGTGGTTACCTATATTCTTGTCAGGGGTATTAAGGAATCTGCAAAAACAAATAATATCATTGTTTCTATTAAGGTGGCAGCTGTTTTATTTGTGGTGGTGGCTGGTATTGCCTATATCCATCCGGCCAACTGGCACCCATTTATTCCGGACAAAATTGTGGATGCTTCCGGCACCAGCCATTACGGCCTTCCTGGTGTATTGACCGCCGCCGGTATTGTTTTCTTCGCATTCATCGGGTTTGATGCTGTTTCCACACAATCGCAGGAAGCGGTTAACCCGGTAAAAGATATTCCTTTTGCCATCATTACTTCCTTAATTATTTGTACCACCCTGTACATTATTGTTTCCCTGGTGCTGACCGGGATGACAAAATATACCGAACTCGATTTGGGTGCTCCGGTTGCTTCGGCATTCAGTGCCGTGGGCCTTAATTGGGCTTCCTGGTTAATCACGGTTGCAGCAGTCATTGGTTTGATCTCCGTCATGCTGGTGATGCTCCTTTCGCAAACAAGAATATTTCTGAATATGGCGAAGGATGGACTACTGCCTCCGAAGCCGTTTGCAATAATTCATGCTCGCTTTAAAACGCCCTGGAAAAGCACCATTTTATTGGGGGCAATTGCATCTTTGGTAGCGGCTGTTACACCTATTGAAAAAGCCACTAAAATGACCAGCATCGGTACTTTGTTTGCCTTTGCCATGATTTGTGCAGCAGTGGTAGTCCTCAGGAAAAGGCAACCCGACCTGCACCGGCCTTTTAAAGTTAAATACCTGCCGCTGGTCGCTGGTTTGGGATTTGGCTTTAACATGCTGCTGATGTTTAGCCTGGATATATCTACCTGGTTGCGGCTGCTGGTATGGAGCGCAATGGGTATTGCCATATATTTTTTGTACAGTATAAAGAACAGTAAACTGAATAAAAATGAATACCAATAAAATGGCTATGAATTATACGATCACTAATGCCGCTGTAAATGATCTGCCGGTTGTTTATCAACTGTTTGAAGAGGCTATCCTGTTCCAGGAAAGGAATAATTATATCGGCTGGAAGAGCTACGATAAGGAATTTATTCAATCGGATATTCAAAACGGGCTGCTATTTAAAATCATCAATGCGGAGGATGTCATTGCCTGCATCTTCAGTATTTGCTACAGCGATTCGTTAATATGGCGGGACAAAGAAAAAGGCGACGCAGTTTATTTGCACCGGATCGTATTGAATAGACAATTTGCCGGGGAAAGGATATTTAAAAAGGTACTTGAGTGGGCAAGAGGATTTGCTGCAGCAAAAAAATTGAAATACATCCGGATGGATACCTGGGCCGAAAATGAAAAGCTGATTGGGTATTACAAAAGTCATGGTTTCTCTTTCATTGAAAACTATACCACCGCTGATACGGTTGAACTCCCGGTACAACACAGGAATTTGAACGTCGCTTTATTGGAATTACCTGTTCAAACTAATTCGCCACAGGCAATAGGGAATTTACTGGCGAAGGTGAATATCAATGCGGAGTTTTTAACTATCAACAAATGCTGGACCCAAAAAGTGATTGGCCAGGCCAATGGTCAGCTTATTAAACTGGCTAAAGGAATGGGTGAAATAATCTGGCACAAGCACGATGACCAGGACGAGCTATTTATCTTGTATAAGGGACATTTAACCATTCAGTTGCGGGACAAAAACATTGACTTGTACCCTGGTGAATTGTTTATTGTGCCCAAAGGAACTGAACATTGCCCTGTATCACATGGCGTTTCAGAGTTTTTAATCATGGGCCTGGATATTACCTCCAATGCGGCTGGTGGCCGTCCCGGTAACGCGGATGATATACTGCTTGATTATGCTGCAAACGATAATTGAAAACGGGTTATCTATGAAATGGGACACTAAATTATACGACAGTAATCATGGGTTTGTTTCAAAATATGGGGCGGATCTTATTGATCTGCTGGACCCTAAAGAAGGCGAACTGATCCTGGACCTTGGTGCTGGCACTGGTGATTTGGCCGGACTGATTAGCCAGCAAGGGGCAAAAGTTATAGGGCTTGACAATTCAATGGAAATGGTTCAAAGCGCAAGGGAAAAATATCCCCATATCCGGTTTGATCATAAACATGCGCATGATTTCAGTTATGACAGGCCATTCGATGCAGTGTTCTCCAATGCAACATTGCATTGGGTGTTGGATTATGAGAAGGCAATAGCCTGTATCTGTAATGCCCTTAAACCGAAGGGTAGGTTTGTTGCTGAATTTGGCGGCAAGGGCAATGTGTCCTGCATCATTAATGCGTTGAAGGATGCTTTGTGCAGGAGAGGCTATTCCGAAACTGCTGACCAACGGGTATGGTATTTTCCTTCCTTGTCTGAATACACTTCTTTGCTGGAACAAAATGGCTTTCGGGTGGTGTTCGCGGCTCACTTTGACCGGGAAACGCAATTAGCGGATGACAATGGAATTAAAAACTGGTTGCAAATGTTTGGACAATATTACCTGCAGAATCTACCCCGCGAAACTATTCAGGATATAGTGAATGATGTTGAAGAGCAGGTAAGGGAAACCAATTTCAAAAACGGCCAATGGTATGCTGATTATGTGCGGTTGAGAATTGCAGCGGTTAAAGAATGAAGTTGTTTAGGCCTCAAATATGTAAAGCAGCATTACAACCTATTTGCAATGGGTTGTGGAACTAAATTTTGTAAATTTAATAAACACACCTTTTCTTATCCTGATCGTTCAGGAATGCATAATCCGTCGCGGGGAGAAATATCGGTTAGAAGGTGGGCCTGATTTTGAAAATAAAAGCCTTGTTTTAATTATCCTCATTGGATATATTTTCAATTTGTTATTTGGCTGGTTCGGGATTATGTGTGATGATGCCTCTGCGGCTCAAATGTTATTTTTCCAGTTTGGAACTTCCTTCGCTATTTCAGCTTCTGTAATGGCAGGCCGGTATACTGGTTTGCGCGGTCAGCATGTAGCGGCATCTGCTTATATTTTGCTGGGTATTACGCACGGCATCTCATTGGCCGCTCTTAGTAAAGCCGGAATAAATGCAGACCGCGAAGCTACGATGGCCATGCCAATGATTCCGGCATTGATTTTTATGTTTTGGTGTAACCTCTTTCCTGTTTGGCTGAGACTATTGGCCATCATTCCTATCATACTTTTCTCATTTGTTTATATCAACGTTCATTTAGGCGACACTGGTGTGGGCTGGACTTTATACTCAGGATATGGCGCGCTCCAATTTATTGAAGTGCTTTGGTGCATTTACCTTTTTATGGATTGGAAAAATCTCGCATCACAAAAACAGAAGGGGTAAATTCCTTTTTTACCCGGCAGTACCAGGGCCGATCACCGCCTTTATTTCATCAATTCCATTGACAGGAAAATTGCCGCATTTGGCATGCTCCCGGATATCATCCTCACTTTCCGCTTCATGGATACAATAAATCTTGTCCTCCGTAACAAATGACTCGACCCAAACATAGGGCTTGCCCAATATGGAGATAACTGCGACAGAAGTCTTAGAAATTTCCCTTAACTCTTCTGCAGTCATATTTCCTGCTCCAGGTAACTTTCTTTCAACGATAAACTTTTTCATATTGCCTGTTTTAATTGAATACTAAGTTATGGATGGACTTTTTAAAGGATATGGGAGCTCTCCCCCAATTAAAGCACAAATCTCCCTATTTTAAAATGCCTAAACGAACCGCTTCTGCTACAGCTTTGGCACGGGAATTTACATCAAGCTTAAAGAAGATACTGGAAATATGGTGGTCAACTGTTTTGGGTGATATAAACAGCTTTTCGGCGATATCCTTGTTCTGGATGGCCTTTTGCAATAATTGAATGATATCTAACTCCCGGTTGGTTAGCTGTGCCGGGTTCGTTTTTGTGCTTTCCCGCAGCCCCCTGGGAATTTTCTTTATGCCTGTAGCACGCATCTCCATTTTTACTTTTTCATAAATGGCATCTGCGCCTAATTGCTGGAAAAGAACCAGGGCCTCCCTTTTGTCATCCT comes from Flavihumibacter fluvii and encodes:
- a CDS encoding DUF4242 domain-containing protein produces the protein MKKFIVERKLPGAGNMTAEELREISKTSVAVISILGKPYVWVESFVTEDKIYCIHEAESEDDIREHAKCGNFPVNGIDEIKAVIGPGTAG
- a CDS encoding acyl-CoA thioesterase; the protein is MKKILESSMKIRFHDCDPFNHLNNSRYIDYIVTARGDQLLDNYDFDIYKLAREKGLGWVTAQTQISYLSPAYLMEEVIVQTRLLDCSDKSLLLEAFMWDSVKSRLKAVMWTKLVHFNLKTQRSHLHEAQLMEFFRQIVHPLETVMDFDQRMRSLKQVQ
- a CDS encoding class I SAM-dependent methyltransferase, translating into MLQTIIENGLSMKWDTKLYDSNHGFVSKYGADLIDLLDPKEGELILDLGAGTGDLAGLISQQGAKVIGLDNSMEMVQSAREKYPHIRFDHKHAHDFSYDRPFDAVFSNATLHWVLDYEKAIACICNALKPKGRFVAEFGGKGNVSCIINALKDALCRRGYSETADQRVWYFPSLSEYTSLLEQNGFRVVFAAHFDRETQLADDNGIKNWLQMFGQYYLQNLPRETIQDIVNDVEEQVRETNFKNGQWYADYVRLRIAAVKE
- a CDS encoding aspartate/glutamate racemase family protein; translation: MKIIGLVGGISWTSTIDYYRFINEETNRKLGSLNFAECIIYSVNFELFRNYNAAHDWAGTFELLSGAALHLKQAGAEVILLGANTAHIVAERIATATGLPLIDIRIATANAIKKQQLRKVGLLGTAYTMELDFYKDKLLEYGIEAITPADKADRVFIEETLLHELGKGILAEKTKKEYCRIAGALIQQGAQGIVFGCTEIPLLLSQDDFTVPVFNTTQIHAQAAVEFALSNP
- a CDS encoding GNAT family N-acetyltransferase → MNTNKMAMNYTITNAAVNDLPVVYQLFEEAILFQERNNYIGWKSYDKEFIQSDIQNGLLFKIINAEDVIACIFSICYSDSLIWRDKEKGDAVYLHRIVLNRQFAGERIFKKVLEWARGFAAAKKLKYIRMDTWAENEKLIGYYKSHGFSFIENYTTADTVELPVQHRNLNVALLELPVQTNSPQAIGNLLAKVNINAEFLTINKCWTQKVIGQANGQLIKLAKGMGEIIWHKHDDQDELFILYKGHLTIQLRDKNIDLYPGELFIVPKGTEHCPVSHGVSEFLIMGLDITSNAAGGRPGNADDILLDYAANDN
- a CDS encoding APC family permease — protein: MNLDNLLRKKPLEAYRNDIKTSQLSRTLGKWELTAIGVGAVIGGGIFVLTGVAASQYAGPALALSFVLAGIGCLFAAFCYAEFASILPVSGSAYAYAYGTIGEFFAWFIGWNLILEYMMGATTVAVSWSKYFVKLLHLSGVHNLPAWLVNDPVTAKEVALKSGISAPAFSINLPAALIVWVVTYILVRGIKESAKTNNIIVSIKVAAVLFVVVAGIAYIHPANWHPFIPDKIVDASGTSHYGLPGVLTAAGIVFFAFIGFDAVSTQSQEAVNPVKDIPFAIITSLIICTTLYIIVSLVLTGMTKYTELDLGAPVASAFSAVGLNWASWLITVAAVIGLISVMLVMLLSQTRIFLNMAKDGLLPPKPFAIIHARFKTPWKSTILLGAIASLVAAVTPIEKATKMTSIGTLFAFAMICAAVVVLRKRQPDLHRPFKVKYLPLVAGLGFGFNMLLMFSLDISTWLRLLVWSAMGIAIYFLYSIKNSKLNKNEYQ
- a CDS encoding phytoene desaturase family protein — translated: MPKQKIIIIGGGVAGLSTGIYGQMNGFDTQVIEMHTIPGGQCTAWKRGAYHFDYCLHWLVGTRKNVFNDIWKETHVITDKVAIVDSEVFSVTVDENMGKFYIYADIDRWQEYLLKMAPEDEKGIRSMCRLMKKGVKLEPFLNAPACRSWSDYLSLFFKMPGLLLMMVYYGNMPAKKYFQSLQLKNEKLRFFLMKMFGEQNFSALVFILMLGWYHDKNAGYLIGGSLPIADRMSKRYQELGGSIMLQTKVDKILVENNKATGVILSDGRVLRADLIISAADGHTTLYKMLSGKFVPPAFENAYKNWKLFQPFVQVSFGINAELQSENVMMAYWLKPFKMGNFLAREGYNIMNQSMHDPTLAPKGKTSIVLRFNSPWADWENISEKDYPLEKELILKDAITILEKHYPGSSAHIEVTDVSTPLTGNRITGVWKGAYEGFIPEGNVLTKSLPDRLKGLANFYMVGQWVFPGGGLPPAAQSGKWMIQTICKENKMKFIINTTNGKTI
- a CDS encoding TetR/AcrR family transcriptional regulator, which gives rise to MQEALSKSERTRQFIIEKTAPIFNAKGIAGTSLNDLTQATGLTKGSIYGNFENKDEVALAAFDYNFERVNAYMKNKILASDNAIDRLLAYPLVYRDFLEIPFLQPGCPILNTATEADDTHPQLRDKAAAALAFWKKSIENQVKRGIARQEIKPDTKPNEVAIIIMSLIEGAIMQAKVTRKPAYLKVTMDFLERVIRELKA
- a CDS encoding DinB family protein is translated as MQFDIAKTLEIIERTPGVLHALLQGISGDWIYTHEGPGTWSVFDVVGHLIVCEKTDFIPRANIILSDAKNKTLDLLDMTAHFEWNKGKTMTAVLKEFEALRKENIQKLLAMKLTPGDLLKTGLHPKIGILTLRDLLATWAVHDLNHIAQVSRIMAKQYKQEVGPFIEFLSILK